The following are encoded in a window of Lichenicola cladoniae genomic DNA:
- a CDS encoding primosomal protein N' produces MESEPAGEAGVARVSVLLPYPLLGAFDYARPETLALEPGDIVLVPLNRRAEVGVVWDAPVGLPPDLAAPPSRPVADAKLKPVAALLDIPRMPESLRRFVDWVAGYTLSPPGLVLAMALRTNASAPIPPTTGWVRSGSNSTTARLTPARQRVQQALVDGLPRNTAELARMAAVGTGVVRSMAEAGLLMEVVIETPSAFRRPDPDHQDPVLSPDQERTAEKLRNLVHARRFQAALLDGVTGSGKTETYLEAVAACLAEGRQALVLLPEIALSAQWLQRFVRRFGVEPAVWHSDLGSKRRRITWRAVAGGEAQVVVGARSALFLPFPDLGLVIVDEEHETAFKQEDGVTYHARDMAVVRARLSAAPVVLVSATPSLETLANVESGRYEHLSLAVRHGGASLPTVETIDLRDHPPERGRFLSPAMIEAALDAMRRGEQAMLFLNRRGYAPLTLCRTCGHRIQCPNCTAWLVEHRARRQLACHHCGHTEAVPTHCPSCNAENSLTPIGPGVERITEEARETFPDARILVMASDTLPGPNAATEAVRKIADREVDLIIGTQIVAKGWHFPGLTLVGVVDADLGLAGGDLRAAERTVQLLHQVAGRAGRAEAPGRVLLQTYNPTHPVMQALIANDFATFMQKEAAQRRPGNWPPYGRLAALIVSADTAEAADAAAQALGRTAPRGEGLQVLGPAPAPLAILRGRHRRRLLLRTRREIAVQPILRSWLHGLQLARSVQVDVDIDPVSFL; encoded by the coding sequence CTGGAAAGCGAACCGGCGGGCGAGGCTGGTGTCGCGCGGGTCTCGGTGCTGCTGCCTTATCCGCTCCTCGGCGCGTTCGACTACGCACGTCCGGAAACGCTGGCCCTGGAACCCGGCGACATCGTGCTCGTGCCGCTGAACCGTCGTGCCGAGGTCGGCGTGGTCTGGGATGCGCCGGTCGGGCTGCCGCCCGATCTCGCGGCACCACCCTCCCGGCCGGTGGCGGACGCCAAGCTGAAGCCGGTCGCGGCGCTGCTGGACATCCCGCGCATGCCCGAGAGCCTGCGCCGCTTCGTGGACTGGGTGGCGGGTTACACGCTGAGCCCGCCTGGCCTTGTGCTGGCGATGGCGCTCCGCACCAATGCGTCCGCGCCTATCCCTCCCACCACCGGGTGGGTGCGGTCCGGCAGCAACTCCACCACCGCGCGCCTCACCCCGGCCCGGCAGCGCGTGCAGCAGGCGCTGGTGGACGGCCTCCCGCGCAACACCGCCGAGCTTGCCCGCATGGCCGCGGTCGGGACCGGCGTGGTGCGATCGATGGCGGAGGCCGGCCTGCTGATGGAGGTGGTGATCGAGACCCCGTCCGCGTTCCGCCGGCCCGATCCGGACCATCAGGACCCGGTGCTGTCGCCGGACCAGGAACGCACCGCGGAAAAGCTCAGGAACCTGGTGCATGCCCGCCGTTTCCAGGCGGCGCTGCTGGACGGCGTGACCGGTTCCGGCAAGACCGAGACTTATCTGGAAGCGGTCGCGGCCTGCCTTGCCGAAGGCCGGCAGGCGCTGGTGCTGCTGCCCGAAATCGCGCTGTCGGCGCAGTGGCTGCAGCGTTTCGTGCGCCGGTTCGGCGTCGAGCCGGCGGTCTGGCACTCCGATCTCGGCTCCAAGCGCCGTCGCATCACCTGGCGCGCGGTCGCCGGCGGCGAGGCGCAGGTGGTGGTCGGCGCACGGTCGGCACTGTTCCTGCCGTTCCCGGATCTGGGTTTGGTGATCGTCGACGAGGAGCACGAGACCGCCTTCAAGCAGGAAGACGGCGTCACCTACCATGCGCGCGACATGGCGGTGGTGCGGGCGCGCCTGTCCGCCGCACCGGTGGTGCTGGTGTCGGCGACGCCCAGCCTGGAAACGCTGGCCAACGTCGAGAGCGGCCGCTACGAGCATCTGTCGCTCGCCGTGCGCCACGGCGGCGCCAGCCTGCCGACCGTCGAGACGATCGACCTGCGCGACCATCCGCCTGAGCGTGGCCGGTTCCTGAGCCCGGCGATGATCGAGGCGGCGCTGGACGCGATGCGTCGCGGCGAGCAGGCGATGCTGTTCCTGAACCGGCGTGGCTATGCCCCGCTCACCCTCTGCCGCACCTGCGGGCACCGCATCCAGTGCCCGAACTGCACGGCCTGGCTGGTCGAGCATCGCGCCCGCCGGCAGCTCGCCTGCCATCATTGCGGCCATACCGAAGCGGTGCCGACCCATTGCCCGTCCTGCAACGCCGAGAACAGCCTGACCCCGATCGGGCCCGGCGTGGAGCGCATCACCGAGGAGGCGCGCGAGACTTTTCCAGATGCCCGCATCCTGGTGATGGCCAGCGATACGCTGCCCGGGCCGAATGCCGCCACCGAGGCGGTCCGCAAGATCGCCGACCGGGAGGTGGACCTGATCATCGGCACCCAGATCGTCGCCAAGGGCTGGCATTTCCCGGGGCTGACGCTGGTGGGCGTGGTCGATGCCGATCTCGGCCTGGCCGGCGGCGACCTGCGCGCCGCCGAGCGCACGGTGCAGCTGCTGCACCAGGTGGCCGGGCGGGCGGGTCGTGCCGAAGCGCCGGGCCGGGTGTTGCTGCAGACCTACAACCCGACCCATCCGGTGATGCAGGCGTTGATCGCCAACGATTTCGCCACCTTCATGCAGAAGGAAGCGGCGCAGCGCCGGCCCGGCAACTGGCCGCCCTATGGCCGTCTCGCCGCCCTGATCGTCAGTGCCGACACCGCGGAAGCGGCCGATGCAGCCGCGCAGGCGCTGGGCCGAACCGCGCCGAGGGGGGAGGGGCTGCAGGTGCTGGGTCCGGCCCCGGCACCGCTCGCGATCCTGCGCGGCCGTCATCGCCGGCGCCTGCTGTTGCGTACCCGCCGGGAAATCGCGGTGCAGCCGATCCTGCGCAGCTGGCTGCACGGATTGCAGCTGGCGCGTTCGGTGCAGGTCGACGTGGATATCGATCCGGTCTCGTTTCTATAA
- a CDS encoding class I SAM-dependent methyltransferase produces MDFNGPSSTISLARHQDTFLTLKETSVERRFDMPFRPTYPYEGSYLSHAHGALIARLHETGMIDVGIDGWLLPADALKLYEHAFCCGGDILELGAYRGLSASIMSSAIVDSGRRSTIVSIDLDEDAIELSTRQLKGMPGGDDVYFFRDDAASAVRNLAGIKRQFAFAFVDHSHAYDHVLPACQILHRVVELGGFALFHDFNDPRNSNEATLDYGVYQGVLDGLRVDRWEFWGIYGCSGLFRRIGPC; encoded by the coding sequence ATGGACTTTAACGGACCGAGCAGCACGATCTCGCTTGCGCGACACCAGGACACGTTCCTGACCCTCAAGGAAACCAGCGTCGAGAGGCGGTTCGATATGCCGTTCCGACCCACCTACCCCTATGAGGGCTCCTATCTCAGCCATGCCCACGGCGCCCTGATCGCAAGGCTGCATGAAACGGGCATGATCGATGTCGGCATCGATGGCTGGCTTCTTCCCGCAGATGCATTGAAGCTTTACGAGCATGCCTTCTGCTGCGGCGGCGATATACTGGAGCTTGGCGCCTATCGCGGGCTGTCCGCATCGATCATGAGCAGTGCCATCGTCGATAGCGGGCGACGCAGCACCATTGTCAGCATCGACCTGGACGAAGACGCGATTGAGTTATCGACCCGCCAGTTGAAGGGAATGCCCGGCGGCGACGACGTTTATTTCTTCCGCGACGATGCCGCTTCGGCTGTCCGCAACCTGGCCGGAATCAAGCGCCAGTTCGCATTCGCGTTCGTCGACCATTCGCACGCCTACGACCACGTTCTTCCCGCGTGCCAGATCCTGCACCGGGTTGTCGAACTCGGGGGCTTCGCCCTGTTCCACGATTTCAACGATCCGCGCAACAGCAACGAAGCAACGCTCGACTACGGCGTCTATCAGGGCGTGCTGGATGGGCTGCGCGTGGATCGCTGGGAGTTCTGGGGCATCTATGGGTGCAGCGGCCTGTTCCGCCGTATCGGTCCCTGTTGA